In Vicia villosa cultivar HV-30 ecotype Madison, WI linkage group LG7, Vvil1.0, whole genome shotgun sequence, the DNA window GTGGAAAAGCTTATACAATCCATTCATCACTTCTCAAATTCTTCTGAACCACTCGATCTTACGAAAACGGTAACCTCTTTGGTTAGTTCGTTTGTTACTAGGGCTGCGTTTGGTGGAAAATCTGAATATGAAGATGAACTTTTGTGTTTGCTCAAGGAGGCAGTGGAAATGGCAGGTGGTTTTGATGTTGCTGATTTGTTCCCTTCATTTACACCTATTCATGTAATAACCGGTATGAAAGGTAAATTGGAGAATATGCAAAAGAAGTTGGATAGGATTTTAACAAGCATTAtcaaagatcatcaatcaaagtcAAACCATGGTTTGCAAAGTGAAAATTTAGTCGATGTTCTTTTGTGTGTTCAGCAAAGTGGTAGCCTCGATATTCCAATCTCAGACGACAATGTCAAAGCAGTTCTATGGGTTAGTTCATTTTTAGTAATTTATTTGCTTACCGCACGGATCCTGGATCCCTATGAACAAGAGGCGTGTCTAGTGTCTCATACCGACGTAGCTATgttcaatttttgtatttttttcaaattattactacTGTCAACGTGTGATTATTGTGATCTCTGGTGTTCGTGTCTATAAGTTATTCATAATTTTCTACTCTCCATCAACCAATCATAATCAATTATTAAGCAACAAATAGTCAAAGAAGTTGTGAATAAACCATAACTATTGCCTCATTCAATGAAAACAACatgctattattatttttttgctatTATAATGCCAAGTTGTTTTAACATATAGTTTATGTTGAATTATTGAACAGGACGTGTTTGCTGCTGGAAGTGATACATCAGCAACAGCAATAGAGTGGACAATGTCAGAGTTGATGAAAAACCCTAGCGTGAGAAACAAGTTACAGTCTGAAATAAGAGAAGCCtttaaagaaaacaacaaaattCATGAAAGTGATATACACAAACTTAGTTACTTAAAATCAGTGATAAAAGAAACCATGAGGCTACACCCACCTGTTCCTTTGTTGCTTCCAAGAGAGTGCATTGAGCCTTGCAAAATAGGTGGATATGAAATACCTATAAAAACCAAAGTGATAGTAAATGCATGGCTACTTGGAAGAGATCCTAAGTATTGGTATGATGCACAGAAGTTTATACCTGAGAGATTTGATGATGCTGGTTTTGATTTTAGTAAAGTGAATAATAGGTTTGAGTATATACCTTTTGGAGCAGGAAGAAGAGTTTGTCCTGGAATTTTATTTGGTGTGGCTAATATTGAGCTTCCTTTGGTTGCATTGTTGTATCACTTTGATTGGGATCTTCCTTATGGAATGAAAGTAGAGGAGTTGGATATGGATGAAGCCTTTGGAGCTGCGGTGGCTAGAAGGAATAGCCTGTGTTTGATTCCAACTCCATATGTTTAAGTCATTTATCTCTTAAATTGTTTACTATGTtatcctttttctcttttttgttcAACAAATGTGTATATGTCTTCAAATGTTGAGGTGGTAGTAATACTTCATTCATATGTAGATTATGAATGACATGGAAGATATTATCTTTTCTTTAAATTTGGTATCCGACTTTACAATGATTATATATGAATTATCAATAACATATGAATTATCAATAACATGTAagatattttcctttttaaaatcATTTACAATGTTATCCTTTTTTCCCTATTTTGTTCAACAAATTAGTTTATTTATCTTAAAACATGTAGAGGCGGTAGGTAATACTTGTTGGAATTAAACTCAaatctttgagtaattccttatcgctatacaataataatgaaagaagaaagaaagaaaatttggGGAGAAAGGTGAATTAGGGGTTGGACAAAATTAAAAAGAGGAAGAATAATATTttttgcagagtttctctctaccTATAAACTGTGGAAAATCTTATTCgcttgcaactgcaaattctgtgaatacaagtctCATTACCAAAATAGGGGTTACTctctctatttatagttttatgtTGCTTTcttcctaagccaaagcccaaaactacaaaaattcaaaatacttaTTTTGGTCTAAGTCGAAATCCTATGTCAAGCTACCTGCTTTGACAATTTGACAACTAATACTAAGCTAGACTAATTCAACACACCTTTCCTTCTGTCGAGCAACATGCTGCTTTGACTCAAGGAAGTACAAtctcaacacaccacctaattcattgtgtctaaactgtttacattcatcatagctcttagtcttctaaATACTTCAATTTGCACACCATTCGTCATGATATATGCAATCTGATTCTTAGTTATGCAATGTTCCAGATTCATCTTTCCTTTAGCTACTTGATCTCGAAGATATTGGAAACTCATTTTGATGTGCTTACTTCTACCATGTGTTATCGGATTCTTCGTCAGATTGATAGTTGACatgttgtcgatcttcatggtaattgctctaTGATCTTATGCTGTAATCTCTTAGACCaaattcaccatccatgttgcttgacaagTACAAAGAGAATCAACTATGTACTCTGATTCACACGATGATAATGCCTCTACTGGTTCTTTTTTCAAACTCCAAACAACTGGTActccacctagcataaacacataacccGGTGTGGGTTTTTGATCCTcaacatcactacaccaacttgagTTGGTGTAATCCACTAGtttgcattcttttccctcaTCAGCTGCAGAAAACAAAATGCCATAATCGAGAGTTCCTTTCAGGTACCTTAGTATCCTCTTTATCGCTACTAGATGTGATGCATTTGGCTTCTACATGAATCTACTCACTATACTCACATTGTATGCTAGATCAGGCCTTGTGTAACAGAGGTATCTTAATGACCCAACGAGTCTTCTGTACTGGATAGGGTCGACTTCATCTTCATCTGAGTCTTTCGACAGTTGCAGTCTTGGTTCTGTAGGTGTCAAAGTCGAGTTGTATTCTTCCATCTctaatctcttgagaatttcgcCTGCAtgtcttctttgatgcatcattaaACCTCTAATGATCTTGTAGAATTTGATGTCAATAAAGTATGAAATGTCTCCCAGATcagacatttcaaattcctttctAAGATCATCTTTAAAGTCTCTGATCTATTTCTTACAGCTACCTATTATCAACAAGTCATCTACATAGAGACATATTATACATAATTCTCTCTTGCTTATTCTTAGATATACTCCATgctcagttgtgcacttcacaaattccttcTTCCTTAGGAACCTGtcaatcttcttattccaagctcttggagcttgcttaagTCCATACAGGGATTTATGCAACCTGTACACCTTTCTCTCTTCGTCATGTTTCACAAATCCAACTAGctgtgcaacatagacttcttcatctaagaGACTATTAGGAATGTacatttaacatccatttgacaTATGTGTCAACTGTTCATTTCTGCTAGACCAACAACCAACATGATTGTTTCGATCCTAGCATTAGGTGCAAAAACTTAATCGAAGTTGATTTCTTctttctgaagaaatcctttcaCCACAAGTCTCGCCTTATGTTGAGTTACTTCACCTTTAGGATAATAATttaccttgtatacccacttcacatcaa includes these proteins:
- the LOC131618149 gene encoding cytochrome P450 71D8-like yields the protein METKSPFLIIISSFIIFLFWLTKKIKARTVSHKFPPGPWKLPLIGNLHQLALGGSLPHHTLAKLSHKYGPLMHLQLGEISAVIVSSPDLAKEIMKTHDLSFVNRPQLLCPKILAYDSTDIAFAPYGDYWRQMRKICTSELLSAKRVQSFCSIREDEVEKLIQSIHHFSNSSEPLDLTKTVTSLVSSFVTRAAFGGKSEYEDELLCLLKEAVEMAGGFDVADLFPSFTPIHVITGMKGKLENMQKKLDRILTSIIKDHQSKSNHGLQSENLVDVLLCVQQSGSLDIPISDDNVKAVLWDVFAAGSDTSATAIEWTMSELMKNPSVRNKLQSEIREAFKENNKIHESDIHKLSYLKSVIKETMRLHPPVPLLLPRECIEPCKIGGYEIPIKTKVIVNAWLLGRDPKYWYDAQKFIPERFDDAGFDFSKVNNRFEYIPFGAGRRVCPGILFGVANIELPLVALLYHFDWDLPYGMKVEELDMDEAFGAAVARRNSLCLIPTPYV